In the genome of Deinococcus sp. YIM 77859, one region contains:
- the cas1 gene encoding CRISPR-associated endonuclease Cas1 translates to MNLIISERGTFLALRSERLQLRHPQQETQEVALRDLETVTVTTTACTLSAEAIRACARFGVQIDLVDGLGSPYAKFSSPYLVGTVSTRRAQMQAYLTPVGVEVARHAIRARLRNQASLLKYFGKYRKEADPAAYEALQRALPGLTALEADLDAQQGECIDDLRDVLLGIEGRGGVVYWGAVAALLPSDLAFPGRLGRGATDPTNMTLNYGYGILYARAAGVLATAGLEPFAGFLHTDRPGKPSLVLDFVEGFRAACVDRPVLALLGRGWRPETDEHGKLTPETRKRIATAVHDRLDTRDAVGGKRFRLQNIMVMQARRLATFLRGEGDYPVYVASW, encoded by the coding sequence ATGAACCTGATCATCTCGGAGCGCGGCACCTTTCTGGCTCTGCGGAGTGAGCGGCTGCAACTCCGGCATCCGCAGCAGGAGACGCAGGAGGTGGCCCTGCGCGACCTGGAAACCGTGACCGTCACCACCACCGCCTGTACCCTCAGCGCCGAGGCCATCCGTGCCTGCGCGAGGTTCGGTGTACAGATCGACCTGGTGGACGGGCTGGGGTCACCCTACGCCAAGTTCAGCAGCCCGTATCTGGTGGGCACGGTCAGCACGCGCCGCGCGCAGATGCAGGCCTACCTCACCCCGGTGGGCGTGGAGGTCGCGCGGCACGCCATCCGCGCCCGCCTCAGAAATCAGGCCAGCCTGCTGAAGTATTTTGGCAAGTACCGCAAGGAGGCCGACCCAGCCGCGTATGAGGCGTTGCAGCGTGCCCTGCCTGGCCTGACCGCCCTAGAGGCCGATCTGGACGCGCAGCAGGGCGAGTGCATCGACGATCTGCGTGACGTGCTGCTGGGCATCGAGGGACGCGGCGGCGTGGTGTACTGGGGCGCGGTGGCGGCCCTGCTGCCCTCTGACCTCGCCTTTCCGGGCCGCCTGGGACGCGGGGCAACCGACCCCACCAATATGACGCTCAATTACGGCTACGGGATCCTCTACGCGCGGGCGGCGGGGGTGCTGGCGACAGCAGGTCTCGAACCCTTCGCAGGCTTTCTCCATACCGACCGGCCCGGCAAACCCAGCCTGGTGCTGGATTTTGTGGAAGGCTTTCGCGCGGCCTGTGTGGACCGTCCCGTCCTCGCGCTGCTGGGCCGCGGCTGGCGGCCCGAGACGGACGAACACGGCAAGCTGACCCCGGAAACGCGCAAGCGGATTGCGACTGCCGTCCATGACCGCCTCGACACCCGCGACGCGGTGGGCGGCAAACGCTTTCGCCTCCAGAACATCATGGTGATGCAGGCCCGTCGCCTCGCCACGTTCCTGCGCGGGGAGGGCGACTATCCCGTGTACGTCGCCAGTTGGTGA
- the cas2 gene encoding CRISPR-associated endonuclease Cas2 has product MPKLLQDSRKAGQPTLVLYDVQDDKRRAKVMNACKDYGLARWQYSAYHGRLTGAARRELETRLEKAMGDSPGLIAILQLEQWQLDDATILHQEAEDD; this is encoded by the coding sequence GTGCCGAAGCTCCTGCAAGACTCCCGCAAGGCTGGACAGCCCACGCTCGTGCTGTATGACGTGCAAGACGACAAGCGCCGCGCGAAGGTGATGAACGCCTGCAAGGACTACGGCCTGGCCCGTTGGCAGTACAGCGCCTATCACGGACGGTTGACAGGTGCGGCCCGCCGCGAGTTGGAAACGCGGCTGGAAAAGGCGATGGGCGACAGTCCGGGTCTGATTGCCATCCTCCAGCTCGAACAGTGGCAACTGGACGACGCCACTATCCTCCATCAGGAGGCGGAAGATGACTGA
- the cas4 gene encoding CRISPR-associated protein Cas4, whose translation MTEPLLITPTELRQHHYCPRVVFFERCTPVRRRETVLMTHGREKHQTELVRERRRTLSRYDLAEGERRYDLRLTSPALGLTGELDLLIVDGRRAFPVEFKHTSRPPGPGHRLQLCAYALLVEAELHLTCPHGYWHSSRTRQTHTIPFDTRLRNRTRATIETVRRFILDERCPPPTTQTVKCLECELRNFCGDTL comes from the coding sequence ATGACTGAGCCGCTGCTGATCACGCCCACCGAACTGCGGCAGCATCACTACTGCCCCCGCGTGGTCTTCTTTGAACGCTGTACCCCCGTCCGGCGGCGCGAAACCGTGCTGATGACGCACGGGCGCGAGAAACACCAGACCGAATTGGTCAGAGAACGGCGGCGCACCCTCAGCCGCTACGACCTGGCCGAGGGCGAACGCCGCTATGACCTGCGGCTCACCAGCCCCGCGCTCGGCCTGACGGGTGAACTGGATCTGCTCATCGTGGACGGCAGGCGGGCATTTCCGGTAGAGTTCAAGCACACCTCGCGTCCGCCCGGCCCCGGGCACAGGCTGCAACTGTGCGCCTATGCCCTGCTGGTGGAGGCTGAGCTGCACCTCACCTGTCCGCACGGCTACTGGCACAGCAGCCGCACACGCCAGACGCACACCATCCCCTTCGACACGCGTCTGCGCAACCGAACGCGGGCGACCATCGAGACGGTACGCCGCTTCATTCTGGACGAGCGCTGCCCGCCGCCCACAACCCAGACAGTAAAATGCCTGGAATGCGAGCTGCGGAACTTCTGCGGGGATACCCTATGA
- a CDS encoding glycerate kinase: MTARQDRRTLLEDSYRSALKAVAPARLLAPHLTGPRPDFVLAFGKAALPMLRAALEAYPGVPGLAVPPRGTLDLSAPKGAEVLPGSHPVPDEHSAGAAEQALARVRELPKGSRLLVLVSGGGSALLSAPWGVTLAQKQALTRDLLRAGAAIEEINAVRKHLSRVKGGRLAQATRAQVRALLISDVIGDDPSVIASGPTVPDPTTFADALTVLDRYGIKAPEARAHLEAGARGELAETPKPGDLPHVENVIIGSNRMLLEAAQAFLTAQGVRSVILSDTFAGEARDLAGVHASLVKSIRTYGTPFQGPLVLLSGGEATVTVRGEGRGGRNQEFALWLLQHLGERGVYALCAGSDGIDGNSDAAGAFLTPDSLARARALGLDPRDFLARNDSGTFFAALGDALVTGPSGHNLNDYRAIYVS; encoded by the coding sequence ATGACCGCACGGCAGGATAGGCGGACACTGCTGGAAGACAGCTACCGCTCGGCGCTGAAGGCGGTGGCCCCCGCCCGCCTCCTGGCCCCCCACCTGACCGGGCCGCGCCCTGACTTCGTGCTGGCGTTTGGAAAAGCGGCGCTGCCCATGCTGCGGGCGGCGCTGGAGGCCTATCCGGGCGTGCCCGGCCTGGCGGTGCCGCCGCGCGGAACACTGGATCTCAGCGCGCCGAAGGGGGCGGAAGTGTTGCCCGGCAGCCATCCGGTGCCCGACGAGCACAGTGCCGGGGCTGCCGAGCAGGCGCTGGCACGGGTTCGGGAGTTGCCGAAAGGGTCACGGCTCCTCGTCCTCGTCTCCGGTGGCGGGAGCGCCCTACTGAGTGCCCCCTGGGGCGTGACGCTGGCGCAGAAGCAGGCGCTGACCCGTGACCTGCTGCGCGCGGGGGCGGCCATCGAGGAGATCAACGCCGTTCGCAAACACCTCTCGCGGGTGAAGGGTGGGCGGCTGGCACAGGCGACCCGCGCCCAGGTCCGTGCCCTCTTGATCTCCGACGTGATCGGAGATGACCCCTCAGTGATCGCGAGTGGCCCCACCGTGCCGGACCCCACCACCTTCGCGGACGCGCTGACGGTGCTGGACCGCTACGGCATCAAGGCCCCCGAGGCCCGCGCCCATCTGGAGGCGGGTGCGCGGGGCGAGCTGGCCGAGACGCCCAAGCCCGGCGACCTGCCTCACGTGGAGAACGTGATCATCGGCTCGAACCGCATGCTGCTGGAGGCGGCACAGGCGTTCTTGACGGCGCAGGGGGTTCGCTCGGTGATCTTATCGGACACCTTCGCGGGGGAGGCGCGCGACCTGGCCGGGGTTCACGCCTCGTTGGTGAAGAGTATTCGCACCTACGGCACCCCCTTCCAGGGACCGCTGGTGCTGCTCTCCGGCGGGGAGGCGACCGTCACGGTGCGCGGCGAGGGGCGCGGCGGGCGCAACCAAGAGTTTGCGCTCTGGCTCCTTCAGCACCTGGGAGAACGGGGCGTCTATGCCCTCTGCGCGGGTTCGGACGGCATCGATGGCAACAGCGACGCCGCCGGGGCGTTCCTCACGCCGGACTCGCTCGCACGCGCCCGTGCCCTGGGCCTCGACCCGCGCGACTTCCTGGCCCGCAACGACTCGGGCACCTTCTTCGCCGCGCTGGGTGACGCCCTGGTGACCGGCCCCAGCGGGCACAACCTCAACGACTACCGAGCCATTTACGTGAGCTAG